One part of the Coprobacter tertius genome encodes these proteins:
- a CDS encoding iron-sulfur cluster assembly scaffold protein, with protein MIYSHEVEHMCVVKKGPNHGAAPIPQEGKWVKAKEVIDISGLTHGVGWCAPQQGACKLTLNVKDGIIQEALVETIGCSGMTHSAAMASEILPGKTILEALNTDLVCDAINTAMRELFLQIAYGRTQSAFSEGGLPIGAGLEDLGKGLRSQVGTMYGTLAKGTRYLEMAEGYCTRMALDKDDQVIGYEFVHMGKFMDMVKKGIDANEAIEKAKGTYGRFKDAVKYIDPRQE; from the coding sequence ATGATCTATTCACACGAAGTAGAACACATGTGTGTTGTAAAAAAAGGCCCTAATCATGGTGCCGCTCCTATCCCTCAGGAAGGAAAATGGGTGAAAGCCAAAGAAGTAATCGATATTTCAGGCTTGACTCACGGTGTGGGTTGGTGTGCTCCTCAACAAGGTGCATGTAAACTGACTCTGAACGTAAAAGACGGTATCATTCAGGAAGCACTGGTAGAAACTATCGGGTGTTCGGGAATGACCCACTCGGCTGCCATGGCTTCTGAGATTCTCCCCGGAAAAACGATTCTCGAAGCTTTGAATACCGACCTCGTTTGCGACGCAATTAATACTGCTATGCGTGAGCTTTTCTTGCAGATTGCTTATGGTCGTACTCAGTCGGCTTTCTCAGAAGGCGGTCTTCCCATTGGTGCCGGTCTCGAAGACTTAGGTAAAGGTCTTCGCAGTCAGGTAGGTACAATGTACGGTACGTTAGCTAAAGGTACTCGTTATCTTGAAATGGCGGAAGGTTATTGTACTCGTATGGCTCTCGACAAAGATGATCAGGTGATCGGTTATGAATTTGTTCACATGGGCAAATTTATGGATATGGTGAAAAAAGGCATTGATGCTAATGAAGCCATCGAAAAAGCAAAAGGTACATACGGCCGTTTCAAAGATGCCGTTAAATATATCGATCCGCGTCAGGAATAA
- a CDS encoding bifunctional methionine sulfoxide reductase B/A protein, translating into MCFVLVLILIGMFNCTYAQNMKKLTPEEERVIVNKGTEAPYTGKYYNFNEDGTYTCKRCGTPLYRSHDKFDSGCGWPSFDDEIKGAVKRVPDADGRRTEIICAKCGAHLGHVFTGEGFTSKNTRHCVNSISLEFTPLEKINIEKKTETAIFAGGCFWGVEHLMEQIPGVISIESGYIGGTMPNPTYKDVCTKNTGHAEAVRIVFDPSKVSYETLAKRFFEIHDPEQANGQGPDIGNQYRSEIFYTTPAQKETALKLIDILNKKGYHVVTKVTPASEFWKAEEYHQGYYDKNGKEPYCHRYTKRF; encoded by the coding sequence ATGTGTTTTGTTTTGGTACTTATATTAATCGGAATGTTTAATTGTACATATGCTCAGAATATGAAAAAGTTAACTCCAGAGGAAGAACGGGTGATTGTAAATAAGGGAACTGAAGCTCCCTATACCGGTAAATATTATAATTTTAATGAAGATGGTACATATACTTGCAAGCGCTGTGGAACACCTCTGTACCGCTCGCATGATAAATTCGATTCGGGATGCGGGTGGCCGAGTTTTGATGATGAGATAAAAGGTGCAGTTAAGCGTGTACCCGATGCTGATGGCCGCCGTACCGAGATCATATGTGCTAAATGTGGGGCCCATTTGGGACATGTTTTTACCGGAGAAGGATTTACTTCGAAAAATACGCGCCATTGTGTAAATTCCATATCTCTCGAATTTACTCCGCTGGAGAAAATCAATATAGAGAAAAAGACAGAAACGGCAATATTTGCCGGAGGCTGTTTTTGGGGGGTAGAACATCTGATGGAACAAATCCCGGGAGTAATTTCCATCGAATCGGGATATATTGGAGGAACGATGCCGAATCCTACATATAAAGACGTATGTACAAAAAATACAGGTCATGCCGAAGCGGTACGTATCGTGTTCGATCCTTCTAAAGTAAGTTATGAAACGCTTGCTAAACGATTTTTCGAAATACACGATCCCGAACAAGCGAATGGTCAAGGACCTGATATAGGAAATCAGTACCGGTCTGAAATATTTTATACTACTCCTGCACAAAAGGAAACGGCCTTAAAACTTATCGATATTCTTAATAAAAAAGGATATCATGTCGTTACGAAAGTAACTCCTGCATCTGAGTTTTGGAAAGCCGAAGAATATCATCAGGGGTATTACGATAAAAACGGAAAGGAGCCTTATTGTCATCGGTATACCAAACGTTTCTGA
- a CDS encoding IclR family transcriptional regulator: MKESKKYRVPMVAKAMELLETLSDYPLGLTVQEMVEKLKYPKTSVYKTACTLYEKGYLGRDRNEYRFFLSRKLLQLGLTALGETDIIDRSILYMKKLRDELGESIMIGTMGENEAVLLEQVTGTYDFVFTLKAGMRFNLYSTAPGKVMFAYSGEDVIKEKLRNIKALYDGSCSLPDPEVFLKELEKIRKEGFASDLEETVQGVHCIAAPVFNQSGKAVACVWTSGPSGRLPEKNIKEVALKIMGCAEMISRNLGYISK, translated from the coding sequence ATGAAAGAGTCGAAAAAATATCGCGTTCCTATGGTTGCTAAAGCGATGGAGTTATTAGAGACTTTATCGGATTATCCTTTGGGGTTAACGGTACAGGAAATGGTGGAAAAGCTCAAATATCCCAAAACTTCGGTTTATAAGACAGCGTGTACTTTATATGAAAAAGGGTATTTGGGCCGTGATAGGAACGAATATCGATTTTTTCTTTCCCGAAAATTGCTTCAACTCGGTTTGACGGCATTGGGAGAGACGGACATAATTGACCGTTCTATCTTGTATATGAAGAAATTGCGTGATGAATTGGGTGAAAGTATCATGATAGGAACGATGGGTGAAAATGAGGCCGTGCTTCTCGAACAAGTTACCGGAACGTATGATTTTGTTTTTACCTTAAAAGCAGGTATGCGTTTTAATTTATATTCTACTGCTCCGGGAAAGGTCATGTTCGCTTATTCTGGGGAAGATGTAATAAAAGAAAAATTGAGAAATATAAAAGCATTATACGACGGTTCATGTTCTTTACCTGATCCCGAGGTTTTTTTAAAGGAACTGGAAAAAATTAGAAAAGAGGGATTTGCCTCGGATTTGGAAGAGACTGTGCAGGGTGTTCATTGTATTGCAGCACCTGTATTCAACCAGTCGGGTAAAGCGGTTGCCTGTGTCTGGACATCCGGTCCATCGGGTCGGTTGCCAGAGAAAAATATAAAAGAGGTAGCCCTGAAAATCATGGGGTGCGCAGAGATGATTTCACGGAATTTAGGATATATATCGAAATAA
- a CDS encoding GGGtGRT protein, with protein MALFESYDRRIKQIDAVLNKYGIKNIEEAKSICDAYGIDPYKMCEETQPICFENAKWAYVVGAAIAIKKGCKTAADAAEAIGIGLQAFCIPGSVADDRKVGIGHGNLAARLLREETKCFAFLAGHESFAAAEGAIKIAEMANKVRKEPLRVILNGLGKDAAQIISRINGFTYVQTQFDYFTGELKEVQSVAYSDGLRSKVKCYGADDVREGVAIMRANGVDVSITGNSTNPTRFQHPVAGTYKKECMENGKKYFSVASGGGTGRTLHPDNMAAGPASYGMTDTMGRMHGDAQFAGSSSVPAHVEMMGFLGMGNNPMVGATVAIAVSVEQNAK; from the coding sequence ATGGCTTTATTTGAAAGTTACGACCGTCGTATCAAACAAATTGACGCGGTTTTAAATAAATATGGTATCAAAAACATCGAAGAAGCAAAATCTATCTGCGATGCTTATGGTATCGATCCTTACAAAATGTGTGAGGAAACTCAGCCCATCTGTTTCGAAAATGCGAAATGGGCTTATGTAGTAGGTGCAGCTATTGCAATTAAAAAAGGTTGCAAAACAGCTGCTGATGCAGCTGAAGCGATCGGCATCGGTTTGCAGGCTTTTTGTATCCCGGGTTCTGTTGCCGATGATCGTAAAGTAGGTATCGGTCACGGTAATTTGGCCGCTCGTCTGCTGCGTGAAGAAACGAAATGTTTTGCTTTTTTGGCGGGCCACGAATCGTTTGCTGCTGCCGAGGGTGCTATTAAGATTGCCGAAATGGCCAATAAAGTACGTAAAGAACCCTTGCGTGTTATTTTGAACGGATTGGGTAAAGATGCCGCTCAGATTATTTCCCGTATCAACGGTTTTACGTATGTACAAACTCAGTTCGATTATTTTACAGGTGAATTGAAAGAAGTACAGTCGGTCGCATATTCCGATGGTTTGCGTTCTAAAGTGAAATGTTATGGCGCAGATGATGTACGTGAAGGTGTTGCCATTATGCGTGCAAATGGTGTAGATGTATCGATTACAGGTAATTCTACAAATCCTACCCGTTTCCAACATCCGGTTGCCGGAACATACAAAAAAGAATGTATGGAAAACGGTAAGAAATATTTCTCTGTAGCATCCGGTGGCGGTACCGGACGTACTTTGCATCCTGATAATATGGCTGCCGGTCCGGCCTCTTACGGTATGACCGATACGATGGGGCGTATGCACGGAGACGCTCAATTCGCCGGTTCTTCATCGGTTCCCGCTCACGTAGAAATGATGGGATTCCTCGGAATGGGTAACAATCCTATGGTAGGTGCTACCGTAGCTATTGCAGTGAGTGTAGAGCAGAACGCAAAATAA
- a CDS encoding winged helix DNA-binding domain-containing protein has translation MIATTRSFNHQFIDPRFDDPMDLVGWMGAIQAQNYSMAKWAIGSRLQSGSLNSVNEAIRKGSILRTHILRPTWHFISAEDIRWMLKLSGSRIRKAYESFARNLNISEKEYMIYNNTIIKLLEGNKSFTRQEICEELNKKGIKINDAHARYYIIRAETDGILCSGEDKNGKPSYALLDERVPVSHSFDYEEALGILAKKYFKSHSPASLEDFVWWSGLTTTDAKKAIDIIKNDLTKIHTETEDMYVYHSNNCKQTSCEYLHLLPSYDELLIGYKSRTPVLEEKHYSKAFNRFGIFYPVILLNGKIIGNWNKSVRKNKIEIDVALFDPEIKISDELLNKARHRYIDFINK, from the coding sequence ATGATAGCAACGACACGATCATTCAATCACCAATTTATCGATCCTCGTTTCGATGATCCTATGGATCTTGTCGGGTGGATGGGTGCAATACAAGCACAAAATTATAGCATGGCCAAATGGGCTATCGGCTCCCGATTGCAATCAGGATCACTTAATTCTGTGAATGAAGCAATACGGAAAGGAAGTATTTTACGCACCCATATTTTACGTCCAACCTGGCATTTCATCTCCGCCGAAGATATCCGATGGATGCTTAAATTATCCGGTAGCCGTATTAGAAAAGCTTATGAATCATTCGCCAGAAACTTAAATATTTCAGAAAAAGAATACATGATCTATAACAATACGATCATAAAATTACTCGAAGGCAATAAAAGTTTTACAAGACAAGAAATATGTGAAGAACTAAATAAGAAAGGTATTAAAATAAATGACGCCCACGCCCGATATTACATTATTCGTGCCGAAACAGACGGTATTCTTTGCAGCGGTGAAGATAAAAACGGAAAACCTTCTTATGCTCTACTCGATGAACGTGTTCCCGTTTCTCATTCATTCGATTATGAGGAAGCTTTGGGCATACTGGCAAAAAAATATTTTAAAAGTCATTCTCCGGCAAGCCTCGAAGATTTCGTATGGTGGTCGGGGCTCACGACAACCGATGCAAAAAAAGCGATCGATATCATAAAAAACGACCTTACAAAAATCCACACGGAAACGGAAGACATGTATGTATATCATAGTAACAATTGCAAACAAACATCCTGTGAGTATTTACATTTACTGCCCTCATATGACGAACTGCTTATCGGATATAAAAGCAGAACCCCTGTTCTCGAAGAAAAACATTATTCTAAAGCATTTAACCGTTTCGGAATTTTTTACCCGGTTATACTCCTAAATGGAAAAATTATCGGAAATTGGAACAAATCGGTAAGAAAAAATAAAATAGAAATCGACGTAGCTTTATTTGATCCGGAGATTAAAATAAGCGACGAGCTATTAAATAAGGCCCGGCATAGATACATCGATTTTATAAACAAATAA
- a CDS encoding GNAT family N-acetyltransferase produces the protein MEYLTGNLLKLRAPEPEDLDILYQWENDTSLWESGDTFAPFSRYILHEYLKTAKEDIYRAKQLRLMISRKSDAETVGMIDFTDFDPQNRRSNVGILIFPDFRQKGYAQEALKLMINYGFRKLHLHQLYAYINENNSVSIKLFSGCGFKHTATLQDWINKYENNYENVIVMQLISENNQLR, from the coding sequence ATGGAATATCTTACCGGAAATTTATTGAAATTACGTGCTCCCGAGCCCGAAGACCTCGATATTTTATATCAGTGGGAAAACGATACCTCTTTATGGGAATCGGGAGACACATTCGCACCTTTCTCCCGTTATATTCTTCACGAGTATCTAAAGACTGCCAAAGAAGATATCTACCGGGCAAAACAACTTCGACTCATGATCAGCCGAAAATCAGATGCAGAAACCGTAGGAATGATCGATTTTACCGATTTCGATCCGCAAAACAGACGCAGCAATGTCGGCATTCTTATTTTTCCCGATTTCAGACAAAAAGGGTACGCCCAGGAAGCCCTGAAGCTCATGATCAATTACGGTTTCAGGAAGTTACATCTACATCAGCTATATGCTTATATTAATGAAAACAATTCTGTAAGTATAAAGCTATTCTCTGGATGCGGATTCAAACACACAGCGACATTACAGGATTGGATAAATAAATACGAAAACAATTATGAAAATGTGATTGTCATGCAACTGATCTCCGAAAACAATCAGTTAAGATAA
- a CDS encoding LruC domain-containing protein, with translation MNDVVVEYEISKYFGKNNKTEKLHCEFTPVYDGGTKRSGFGFVIDNASITARVIDASEYPLDNVKDIVLFDNNAMVVGRTFNVDLDIEPTDKDELIVPFNPFIFVDGDRSKEVHLTKMKPTAKANQKGYSEFAKKYVTGGNFPFAMNIPIVNFKVSEEMKRIDSEYPLFIKWVEGDKSIEWYKK, from the coding sequence ATGAATGATGTTGTTGTAGAATATGAGATCTCAAAATATTTCGGGAAAAATAATAAAACTGAAAAACTGCATTGTGAGTTTACTCCTGTTTATGACGGAGGAACTAAAAGATCAGGATTTGGATTTGTAATAGATAATGCGTCGATAACTGCACGAGTTATCGACGCATCAGAATATCCATTGGATAATGTAAAAGATATCGTCTTGTTCGATAATAATGCTATGGTAGTAGGGAGGACTTTCAATGTCGATCTCGATATTGAACCAACAGATAAAGATGAGTTGATCGTTCCTTTTAATCCGTTTATATTTGTAGATGGAGATCGCTCGAAAGAGGTGCATCTCACTAAAATGAAACCTACCGCAAAGGCAAATCAGAAGGGATATTCCGAGTTCGCTAAAAAATATGTTACGGGAGGTAATTTCCCTTTTGCCATGAATATTCCTATTGTGAATTTTAAGGTATCTGAGGAAATGAAACGTATCGACTCCGAATATCCTTTATTTATTAAATGGGTAGAGGGTGATAAATCTATCGAATGGTATAAAAAATAA
- a CDS encoding DUF1349 domain-containing protein, whose protein sequence is MKRCKWVTMSFGILMMTTFTVSAQKLEKMNWFNEPAQWSIPNAKTFKMYVTPKTDYWRITHYGFTVDDAPFYYAVYGGEFEAKVKIKGDYKTNFDQMGLMIRVNEEQWIKTGIEFVSGNQNISTVVTHGTSDWSVIKLENAPRFIWIKAVRRLDAVEVFYSYDDKEYTMMRTCYLQDNIPVQVGLMAASPDGTGFEAVFEDFSVKPLPDKRRSEWAERQH, encoded by the coding sequence ATGAAAAGATGCAAATGGGTGACAATGTCCTTTGGGATATTAATGATGACGACTTTTACGGTTTCGGCCCAAAAACTCGAAAAAATGAATTGGTTTAACGAGCCTGCGCAATGGAGTATTCCCAATGCGAAAACGTTTAAGATGTATGTAACTCCGAAAACGGATTATTGGCGCATTACACATTATGGTTTTACGGTTGATGATGCCCCTTTTTACTATGCGGTATATGGAGGAGAATTCGAAGCCAAAGTTAAAATAAAGGGAGATTACAAAACGAATTTCGATCAGATGGGCCTGATGATAAGGGTAAACGAAGAGCAGTGGATAAAAACGGGAATAGAATTTGTCAGTGGAAATCAGAATATAAGTACGGTGGTTACTCATGGAACAAGTGACTGGAGTGTAATAAAGCTCGAAAATGCACCTCGTTTTATTTGGATAAAAGCAGTGCGCAGGCTCGATGCTGTTGAAGTTTTTTATTCATACGACGATAAAGAATATACCATGATGCGTACATGCTATTTGCAGGACAATATTCCCGTACAAGTAGGATTAATGGCTGCCTCTCCCGACGGAACGGGGTTTGAAGCCGTTTTTGAAGATTTTTCAGTAAAGCCTTTACCTGATAAACGTCGTTCGGAATGGGCTGAAAGACAACATTGA
- a CDS encoding DUF4114 domain-containing protein has product MAYFYYPTGKKPFWVPRAELITVFPEMKYSAGLRSGTTVRLKYYDDAHPQGTERFPAGVTVGWAIYQKDIWNAPTFYSLKSLNLDKKNHNVLFRDKGNELLIFGFEDWYLSFGDKDFNDVLFSVKANPFKAVDNEDIPDLDDPDEDNVTKKETVSGTLLFEDLYPYEEIMI; this is encoded by the coding sequence TTGGCATATTTTTATTATCCGACCGGAAAGAAACCTTTTTGGGTGCCGCGAGCTGAATTGATCACTGTATTTCCCGAGATGAAATATTCTGCCGGATTAAGGAGTGGTACTACTGTGAGGCTGAAATATTATGATGATGCACATCCTCAAGGAACAGAACGTTTTCCGGCCGGTGTAACGGTAGGTTGGGCGATATATCAAAAAGATATTTGGAATGCTCCTACATTTTATTCTCTTAAATCATTAAATCTGGATAAAAAGAACCATAATGTATTATTTCGTGACAAGGGGAACGAATTGTTGATATTCGGTTTTGAAGATTGGTATCTCAGTTTCGGAGATAAAGATTTTAACGATGTTCTTTTCTCTGTAAAAGCAAATCCTTTTAAAGCCGTAGATAATGAGGATATTCCTGATCTGGATGATCCGGACGAAGATAATGTGACAAAGAAAGAAACGGTATCGGGAACATTATTATTTGAAGATCTTTATCCTTATGAAGAGATTATGATATGA
- a CDS encoding YqgE/AlgH family protein codes for MKLKAGMFNIAFNKLVPERGRLLISEPLLSEAYFQRSVIFLIEHNDQGTMGLVVNKPSGLVLNRIVEGLEDIDEIPVFCGGPMSSDRLYYLHTLGHLVPHSIEISDGLYIGGDFDVILSYLRSGNNIEHNIKFLVGYSGWSPGQLIEEIENKVWVVADNISPKDCITQEGDLFWRSVVQSLGEKYRTWLNYPKMPYLN; via the coding sequence ATGAAATTGAAAGCAGGAATGTTCAATATCGCATTTAATAAGCTGGTACCCGAGCGCGGACGTTTGCTTATTTCTGAACCTCTTTTATCAGAAGCTTATTTCCAGCGGTCTGTTATTTTCCTTATCGAACATAATGATCAGGGAACAATGGGGCTGGTAGTGAATAAACCTTCAGGATTAGTTCTTAATCGGATTGTAGAAGGACTGGAAGATATTGATGAAATACCTGTATTTTGTGGAGGGCCCATGTCGTCGGACAGATTGTATTATTTACATACATTAGGACACTTGGTCCCTCATTCTATCGAAATATCCGATGGCTTGTATATCGGAGGAGATTTCGATGTAATTTTATCTTATTTGCGTAGTGGTAATAACATCGAACATAATATAAAATTTCTGGTCGGATATAGCGGTTGGTCTCCGGGGCAATTAATAGAAGAAATTGAAAATAAAGTATGGGTCGTTGCCGATAATATATCTCCCAAAGATTGTATTACGCAAGAAGGAGATTTGTTTTGGCGTTCCGTGGTACAATCGCTTGGTGAAAAATACCGTACTTGGTTGAATTATCCTAAAATGCCTTATCTTAACTGA
- a CDS encoding diphosphate--fructose-6-phosphate 1-phosphotransferase: MKKSALQIARAAYQPKLPKALKGSLTVKEGAPTESVADQQEIKKLFPNTYGMPVLSFVESNEKKNVPAITAGVILSGGQAPGGHNVIAGLFDGLKALNKDSKLYGFLLGPGGLIDHQYIELTDEIIDEYRNTGGFDIIGSGRTKLETTEQFDKGLEIIKKLGIQALVIIGGDDSNTNACVLAEYYKQKNTGVQVIGCPKTIDGDLKNDMIETSFGFDTACKVYSEVIGNIQRDCNSAKKYWHFIKLMGRSASHIALECALQTQPNICIISEEVEEKNMSLDDVVTYIANIVATRAAEGNNFGTVLIPEGLIEFIPAMKKLIAELNDFLAANGAEFAMIKKSEQRNYIIKHLSPENSAIYASLPEGVARQLSLDRDPHGNVQVSLIETEKLLSEMVGKKLAEWKEQGKYTGKFAAQHHFFGYEGRCAAPSNFDADYCYSLGYTASMLIGEGKTGYMSSVRNTTKPAEEWIAGGVPVTMMMNMERRHGEMKPVIQKALVRLDGAPFKFFAANRDEWAKNTCYVYPGPIQYFGPTEVCDQPTVTLKLEAEGK, from the coding sequence ATGAAAAAAAGCGCTCTGCAAATTGCCCGCGCAGCCTATCAGCCCAAATTGCCTAAAGCACTGAAAGGCTCGCTGACTGTAAAAGAAGGTGCTCCGACAGAATCGGTAGCCGACCAGCAAGAGATTAAAAAGCTATTCCCCAACACTTACGGAATGCCCGTTCTGTCGTTTGTAGAAAGCAATGAGAAAAAAAACGTACCGGCCATCACTGCCGGCGTAATTCTTTCCGGAGGACAGGCTCCCGGCGGACATAATGTAATCGCCGGACTTTTCGACGGATTGAAAGCTCTTAACAAAGACTCTAAACTATACGGATTTCTCCTTGGCCCTGGCGGACTTATCGACCACCAATATATCGAACTTACCGACGAAATCATCGACGAATATCGTAATACAGGAGGATTTGATATTATTGGTTCGGGACGTACAAAACTCGAAACAACCGAACAATTCGATAAAGGTCTCGAAATTATAAAAAAACTGGGTATTCAGGCCCTTGTTATTATCGGTGGCGACGATTCTAATACAAATGCCTGTGTATTGGCCGAATATTACAAACAAAAAAATACAGGAGTACAAGTTATCGGTTGCCCCAAAACTATCGACGGCGACCTGAAAAATGACATGATCGAAACTTCTTTCGGTTTCGACACTGCTTGTAAAGTTTATTCCGAAGTTATCGGAAACATTCAACGCGACTGTAACTCTGCAAAAAAATACTGGCATTTCATTAAGCTCATGGGCCGCTCAGCTTCTCACATCGCACTGGAATGCGCTTTACAAACACAACCCAACATTTGTATTATTTCAGAAGAGGTAGAAGAAAAAAATATGTCGCTCGACGATGTCGTAACTTATATCGCAAATATCGTTGCTACCCGTGCCGCTGAAGGGAACAATTTCGGTACGGTACTGATTCCCGAAGGCCTTATCGAATTCATCCCAGCAATGAAAAAACTCATTGCCGAACTCAATGACTTCCTGGCCGCCAATGGCGCAGAATTTGCCATGATAAAGAAATCGGAACAACGTAATTATATCATTAAGCATCTTTCTCCCGAAAACTCGGCAATTTATGCCAGCTTACCCGAAGGCGTAGCCCGTCAATTATCTCTCGACCGCGATCCTCACGGAAATGTACAGGTCTCTCTCATCGAGACAGAAAAACTACTTTCTGAAATGGTAGGTAAGAAATTAGCCGAATGGAAAGAACAAGGAAAATATACCGGAAAATTTGCCGCACAACATCACTTCTTCGGATACGAAGGACGCTGCGCCGCTCCTTCTAATTTCGATGCCGATTATTGTTATTCACTCGGATATACAGCTTCTATGCTAATCGGAGAAGGTAAAACAGGATATATGTCATCGGTACGCAATACGACCAAACCTGCCGAAGAATGGATTGCCGGAGGTGTTCCCGTTACCATGATGATGAATATGGAACGTCGCCACGGAGAAATGAAGCCTGTGATTCAAAAAGCTTTGGTAAGACTCGATGGTGCTCCTTTTAAATTCTTCGCCGCTAACCGCGACGAATGGGCTAAAAATACTTGTTATGTTTACCCAGGCCCTATCCAATATTTCGGACCGACCGAAGTTTGCGACCAACCGACCGTAACATTGAAACTGGAAGCCGAAGGAAAATAA